Proteins encoded by one window of Halomonas sp. Bachu 37:
- a CDS encoding tRNA (cytidine(34)-2'-O)-methyltransferase, whose translation MFEIALFEPRMAPNTGNIMRLVANNGCRLHLIEPLGFDLEEKKLRRAGLDYRDLTNVTRHADYAAFSQTMADRRILALTTRGTRAYSDFAFEPGDVLLFGSETGGLPDYVHQSLAESRRLTIPMQPNNRSLNLSNAVAIVSYEAWRQQGFIGAVKA comes from the coding sequence ATGTTTGAAATAGCACTATTCGAGCCGCGCATGGCGCCCAATACCGGCAATATCATGCGCCTTGTGGCCAACAACGGTTGCCGGCTGCACCTGATCGAACCGCTGGGGTTCGACCTGGAAGAGAAGAAGCTGCGCCGTGCCGGGCTCGATTATCGCGACCTGACCAACGTGACGCGCCATGCCGACTATGCCGCGTTTTCCCAAACCATGGCGGACCGGCGCATCCTGGCCTTGACCACGCGCGGTACGCGCGCCTACAGCGATTTCGCTTTTGAGCCCGGCGATGTCCTGCTGTTCGGCTCGGAAACCGGCGGCCTACCGGACTATGTTCATCAATCCTTGGCCGAGTCCCGGCGCCTGACGATCCCCATGCAGCCCAACAATCGCAGCTTGAATCTCTCCAACGCGGTTGCCATCGTGAGCTATGAAGCCTGGCGTCAGCAAGGCTTTATCGGCGCGGTGAAAGCCTAG
- a CDS encoding zinc-dependent alcohol dehydrogenase family protein produces the protein MKAVVFENFSAPPSIQKLPDPAPETHGVVVKVMANGVCRSDWHGWMGHDPGIRLPHVPGHELAGVVEAVGKDVKQWRVGDRVTVPFVGGCGACPECHSGNQQVCESQFQPGFTHWGSFAEYVGIHYADVNLVALPETLDFATAASLGCRFVTSFRAVVDQGRTAAGQWVAVHGCGGVGLSAVMIANAVGANVVAVDISEEALHLARQVGAVATVNAANVANVAEAVIEITCGGAHVSLDALGHPTTCFNSISNLRKRGRHVQVGLMLADHSTPAIPMSKVIADELEILGSHGMQAHRYDAMLALIESGKLSPERLIGRRITLEQSIGALMNMDKFEGAGVTVVTEF, from the coding sequence ATGAAAGCCGTTGTTTTCGAAAACTTTTCCGCCCCGCCAAGCATTCAGAAGTTGCCTGATCCTGCCCCAGAAACTCACGGTGTCGTGGTGAAGGTGATGGCCAACGGTGTATGCCGCAGCGACTGGCACGGCTGGATGGGCCATGATCCGGGTATCCGGCTTCCCCATGTGCCGGGCCATGAGCTGGCTGGTGTTGTCGAGGCCGTAGGCAAAGACGTTAAACAGTGGCGTGTTGGCGACCGGGTGACGGTGCCGTTCGTGGGCGGGTGCGGCGCCTGCCCCGAGTGCCACTCCGGCAATCAGCAGGTGTGCGAAAGTCAATTCCAGCCGGGCTTTACCCACTGGGGTTCCTTTGCCGAGTATGTGGGTATCCATTACGCCGACGTGAATCTGGTCGCGCTGCCGGAGACGCTCGATTTTGCTACCGCTGCGAGTCTGGGCTGCCGTTTCGTGACCTCCTTTCGGGCGGTGGTGGATCAGGGCAGAACGGCGGCGGGCCAGTGGGTAGCCGTTCACGGCTGCGGCGGGGTGGGGTTGTCGGCGGTGATGATAGCCAACGCCGTGGGCGCCAATGTAGTAGCTGTCGATATTTCCGAAGAGGCGCTGCATTTGGCCCGCCAAGTGGGCGCGGTGGCCACCGTGAATGCAGCGAACGTAGCCAACGTGGCTGAAGCCGTAATAGAAATCACGTGCGGCGGTGCCCATGTGTCGCTCGATGCGCTGGGGCACCCCACCACCTGCTTCAATTCCATCAGCAACCTGCGCAAGCGCGGCAGGCACGTGCAGGTGGGGTTGATGCTGGCGGATCACAGTACGCCTGCCATCCCCATGAGCAAGGTGATTGCCGACGAACTGGAAATACTGGGCAGCCATGGCATGCAGGCGCATCGTTATGACGCCATGCTGGCGTTGATCGAGTCTGGCAAGCTCTCGCCCGAGCGGCTGATCGGCCGGCGGATCACGCTGGAACAGTCGATCGGCGCGCTGATGAACATGGACAAGTTCGAGGGGGCGGGAGTGACGGTAGTGACGGAGTTCTGA
- the pyrE gene encoding orotate phosphoribosyltransferase, with protein MADTLQPYQRDFIEFAIAQGVLKFGEFTLKSGRVSPYFFNAGLFQSGAALARLGRFYAQAIEDSAISYDVLFGPAYKGIPLAATTAVALADHHQRDTPYAFNRKEAKTHGEGGNIVGAPLAGDILIIDDVITAGTAIREVMELIAQHPARAAGVVIALDRQERGTGAMSAIQEVEANHGIPVVSIVTLEQVLTYLETQASTDMQPHADAIRAYRDRYGV; from the coding sequence GTGGCCGATACCCTGCAACCCTACCAGCGCGATTTCATTGAATTCGCCATCGCGCAAGGTGTGCTCAAGTTCGGTGAGTTCACGTTGAAATCGGGCCGTGTCAGTCCCTATTTCTTCAATGCGGGACTGTTCCAGAGCGGTGCCGCCCTGGCACGTCTCGGCCGTTTTTACGCTCAGGCTATCGAAGATAGCGCTATTAGCTATGACGTGCTGTTCGGCCCGGCCTACAAGGGAATTCCCCTCGCGGCCACCACGGCCGTCGCCCTGGCCGATCATCATCAGCGCGATACGCCCTACGCCTTCAACCGCAAGGAAGCCAAGACCCATGGCGAAGGCGGCAATATCGTCGGCGCGCCGCTGGCGGGCGATATACTCATCATCGACGATGTGATTACCGCCGGCACCGCCATTCGCGAGGTCATGGAGCTGATCGCCCAGCATCCGGCACGCGCCGCCGGGGTAGTGATCGCGTTGGATCGCCAGGAGCGCGGCACCGGTGCCATGAGCGCCATCCAGGAAGTCGAAGCCAACCATGGCATTCCCGTGGTCAGCATCGTGACCCTTGAGCAAGTACTGACTTATCTGGAAACCCAGGCAAGTACGGACATGCAGCCCCATGCCGACGCGATTCGTGCCTATCGCGACCGCTACGGGGTCTAG
- a CDS encoding YicC/YloC family endoribonuclease — MAQVSRVHSMTAFARTEQAAPWGTLQVEIRSVNQRYLEPHFRLHESLRDLEPVLREALRTRLARGKIECSVRFESAETTQVPAVNAARLAAIGEALNAVQRQVPSAVPPTTLELLNQPGVMETQHLDQEVIKAGAKALFDQALDELLDARAREGEKLAEMIESRLTAVSEQVATVRSLLPQILERQRAQLLERLEIARTELDPQRLEAELVLVAQKADVDEELDRLTAHVGEVSRQLAQKGPKGRRLDFLMQELNREANTLSSKSVVAETTRCAVELKVLIEQMREQIQNIE; from the coding sequence ATGGCCCAAGTCTCTCGCGTACACAGCATGACCGCCTTCGCCCGCACCGAGCAGGCCGCCCCCTGGGGCACGCTGCAGGTGGAAATTCGCTCGGTGAACCAGCGCTACCTGGAGCCGCATTTTCGTTTACACGAAAGCCTGCGCGACCTGGAGCCGGTACTGCGCGAAGCGCTCCGTACGCGGCTGGCGCGGGGCAAGATCGAATGCAGTGTGCGTTTTGAAAGTGCGGAGACCACCCAAGTTCCCGCCGTGAATGCCGCGCGCCTGGCCGCGATTGGAGAAGCGCTGAACGCCGTGCAGCGGCAAGTCCCAAGTGCCGTGCCGCCCACCACGCTTGAGCTGTTGAATCAGCCCGGTGTGATGGAAACGCAGCATCTCGACCAGGAGGTCATCAAAGCCGGCGCCAAGGCGCTGTTCGACCAAGCCCTGGACGAATTGCTCGACGCCCGTGCCCGTGAGGGCGAAAAGCTTGCCGAGATGATCGAAAGCCGACTCACGGCCGTCAGCGAGCAGGTCGCCACCGTGCGCAGCCTGCTGCCACAGATTCTGGAACGCCAGCGCGCCCAGCTGCTGGAGCGCCTGGAAATCGCCAGGACCGAACTCGATCCCCAACGCCTGGAAGCCGAACTGGTGCTGGTGGCGCAGAAAGCCGATGTGGACGAAGAGCTGGATCGGCTCACCGCACATGTAGGAGAAGTCAGCCGTCAGCTCGCCCAGAAAGGCCCCAAGGGCCGCCGCCTGGACTTCCTGATGCAGGAGCTGAACCGCGAAGCCAACACGCTCTCGTCGAAATCCGTAGTGGCAGAAACCACCCGCTGCGCGGTGGAGCTGAAGGTATTGATCGAGCAGATGCGCGAGCAGATTCAGAATATTGAGTGA
- the rph gene encoding ribonuclease PH, which translates to MEKKSGTRPDVARPSGREADQPREIRLTRDYTRHAEGSVLVEFGDTKVLCNASVEAGVPRWLRGKNQGWVTAEYGMLPRATHSRSGREATRGKQGGRTLEIQRLIGRSLRAAVNLKKLGEFTITVDCDVIQADGGTRTASITGGCVALVDAIRYLQREKKIKGDPFKQLVSSVSVGIYKGMPVVDLDYPEDSSADTDMNVVMTESGELIEVQGTAEAGAFTRAELNAMLDLAEKAGAQLRAHQREALGIRQ; encoded by the coding sequence ATGGAGAAGAAATCCGGTACGCGCCCCGATGTGGCGCGCCCCAGCGGTCGCGAGGCTGACCAGCCGCGCGAAATCCGCCTGACCCGCGACTATACCCGCCATGCCGAAGGCTCGGTACTGGTGGAATTCGGTGATACCAAGGTACTGTGCAACGCCAGTGTGGAAGCGGGAGTGCCACGCTGGTTACGCGGCAAGAACCAGGGCTGGGTTACCGCCGAGTACGGCATGCTGCCCCGGGCGACCCATTCGCGTAGCGGTCGTGAAGCGACACGTGGCAAGCAGGGCGGGCGTACCCTGGAGATCCAGCGTCTGATCGGCCGCAGCCTGCGTGCGGCGGTGAATCTGAAGAAGCTGGGCGAGTTCACCATTACCGTGGATTGCGATGTGATCCAGGCCGATGGTGGCACTCGCACCGCCTCGATCACGGGCGGCTGCGTGGCCTTGGTCGATGCGATCCGCTACCTGCAGCGGGAGAAGAAGATCAAGGGCGATCCCTTCAAGCAGCTGGTGAGTTCGGTGTCGGTGGGGATCTACAAAGGAATGCCGGTGGTCGATCTCGATTACCCCGAAGACAGTAGCGCCGATACCGACATGAACGTGGTGATGACCGAGAGCGGAGAGCTGATCGAGGTGCAGGGCACCGCTGAGGCGGGTGCGTTCACCCGTGCCGAGCTCAATGCCATGCTCGATCTGGCCGAGAAAGCCGGCGCCCAGCTACGCGCCCATCAGCGTGAAGCGCTGGGAATTCGGCAGTAA
- a CDS encoding DNA-3-methyladenine glycosylase 2 family protein, giving the protein MNASNIERGMQTLILADPDIARAYPLVGAPSPRQRDPGFATFFSTIVSQQISTEAARAIMGRVNALLPELHAKAVMGVEGQALRDAGLSWRKIEYAQGLAEAELAGTFSADGLEQLSDDEAIAAITQLRGFGRWSAEIYLMFSLKRPDVFPADDLALRVALGRLKGMETKPTPKQARQLVEHWSPWRSVGSLFLWHYYRGEPV; this is encoded by the coding sequence ATGAACGCATCGAATATCGAACGCGGCATGCAGACTCTAATACTCGCCGACCCGGACATCGCCCGCGCCTACCCGCTGGTCGGGGCGCCCTCCCCTCGCCAGCGCGACCCGGGTTTCGCGACATTCTTCTCGACCATCGTCAGCCAGCAGATATCCACCGAAGCCGCCCGCGCCATCATGGGCCGCGTCAATGCGCTACTGCCGGAACTGCACGCCAAGGCGGTGATGGGCGTGGAAGGACAAGCCTTGCGTGATGCAGGGTTGTCCTGGCGCAAGATCGAATACGCCCAAGGGCTTGCCGAAGCCGAGCTCGCCGGCACCTTCAGCGCAGATGGGCTCGAGCAGCTCAGTGATGACGAAGCCATTGCCGCGATTACCCAGCTGCGCGGCTTCGGCCGCTGGAGCGCGGAGATCTATCTGATGTTCTCGCTCAAGCGCCCCGACGTCTTCCCCGCCGACGATCTCGCCCTGCGCGTGGCGCTTGGCCGCCTGAAAGGCATGGAGACCAAACCCACGCCCAAGCAGGCGCGCCAACTGGTGGAGCACTGGTCGCCCTGGCGCAGCGTGGGATCGCTGTTTCTATGGCACTACTATCGTGGCGAACCGGTGTAG
- a CDS encoding exodeoxyribonuclease III — protein MKIASINVNGIRDAVERGFLDWLAQQDVDVVCVQNIKAKSFELGDHILYPEGYEGYFLDAEEDGFAGVALYCRQIPKAIMYGLGFPQCDHEGRFLQADYDRFSIATFLMPDGDDMQAKQAFMNQYQEYLSKMARKRREYIICGTWNIAHKTIDLANWSDNQLTPGFRPEERAWMDQLFGPTGFIDTFREINRDAGEYTWWPKLDQEVSRERQEGWRIDYQVVGPNFRRHVVDAWIDYDATFSEHAPLIVEYDLTL, from the coding sequence ATGAAAATTGCCAGCATCAATGTCAATGGTATTCGTGATGCCGTCGAACGGGGGTTCCTGGACTGGCTGGCTCAGCAGGATGTCGACGTCGTCTGTGTGCAGAACATCAAGGCCAAGAGCTTCGAGCTCGGCGACCATATTCTGTATCCGGAAGGCTATGAAGGTTACTTCCTGGATGCCGAGGAAGATGGGTTTGCCGGCGTGGCGCTCTATTGTCGCCAGATCCCCAAGGCGATCATGTACGGGCTGGGGTTTCCCCAGTGCGATCATGAAGGACGTTTTCTTCAGGCCGATTACGACCGTTTCAGCATCGCCACTTTCCTCATGCCCGATGGCGACGACATGCAGGCCAAGCAGGCGTTCATGAATCAGTACCAGGAATACCTGAGCAAGATGGCGCGCAAGCGACGCGAGTACATCATTTGCGGTACCTGGAACATCGCGCACAAGACGATTGATCTGGCCAACTGGTCCGACAACCAGCTCACCCCGGGCTTCCGGCCCGAAGAGCGTGCGTGGATGGATCAGCTGTTCGGCCCCACCGGATTCATCGACACCTTCCGCGAGATCAATCGCGATGCGGGTGAATATACCTGGTGGCCCAAGCTGGATCAGGAAGTTTCGCGGGAGCGCCAGGAAGGCTGGCGCATCGACTACCAGGTGGTCGGTCCCAACTTCCGCCGCCACGTGGTGGATGCATGGATCGATTATGACGCCACGTTCTCCGAACATGCGCCATTGATCGTCGAGTACGATCTCACCCTTTAA
- a CDS encoding pirin family protein — translation MSSANSSQAVRRVIALHPARRDDIGDLVTRRPLPGPGLDQLDPFLFLNHHGPQVYPPNNQGLPFGPHPHRGFETVTFILQGSLAHADSAKHQSVIHAGGVQWMTAGSGIVHAEVSSPDFLRDGGPLEILQLWVNLPARLKMSEPRYVGLQQESIPAIALPGGGELNLIAGEWQEHAGPIETLTGVFMSTLRLPAGTHEQLPVAPGRQVFLYVVEGDVTVGGEPVKAHHLIEVDRDGERLVIEAGSDARLLFGHGDVIDEPMVSHGPFVMNSRQEIVQAIEDYQHGRFGGLDV, via the coding sequence ATGTCTTCAGCTAATTCTTCTCAGGCAGTGCGTCGAGTCATCGCCCTGCACCCGGCACGGCGCGATGATATCGGCGACCTGGTCACGCGGCGGCCATTGCCGGGGCCAGGGCTCGATCAGCTCGACCCGTTTCTGTTCTTGAACCACCACGGCCCGCAGGTCTATCCCCCCAATAACCAGGGGCTGCCCTTTGGCCCGCACCCGCATCGGGGCTTCGAGACGGTGACCTTCATTCTGCAAGGATCGCTGGCCCATGCGGATAGCGCCAAGCATCAGAGCGTGATTCACGCCGGTGGCGTGCAGTGGATGACGGCGGGCAGCGGTATCGTGCATGCGGAAGTTTCATCGCCTGATTTCCTGCGCGATGGCGGCCCGCTGGAGATCCTGCAGCTGTGGGTCAACCTGCCGGCGCGCCTGAAGATGAGCGAGCCGCGCTACGTGGGGCTGCAGCAGGAGTCCATTCCCGCCATTGCGCTGCCGGGCGGTGGCGAGCTGAACCTGATCGCCGGCGAGTGGCAAGAACACGCTGGCCCCATCGAGACGTTGACGGGTGTTTTCATGTCGACGCTGAGGCTGCCCGCCGGCACGCACGAACAGTTGCCCGTCGCGCCAGGACGGCAGGTATTTCTCTATGTGGTGGAGGGTGATGTCACGGTCGGTGGCGAGCCCGTCAAGGCCCACCATCTGATCGAAGTCGACCGCGACGGTGAGCGTCTGGTGATCGAAGCCGGTAGCGATGCGCGCCTGCTGTTTGGCCACGGCGATGTAATCGATGAACCGATGGTGTCTCACGGCCCGTTTGTGATGAACAGCCGGCAAGAGATCGTGCAGGCGATAGAAGATTATCAGCATGGCCGATTTGGTGGGCTCGACGTCTAA